Proteins from a single region of Desulfobacterales bacterium:
- a CDS encoding NERD domain-containing protein, with protein MSIFSSIKGFDGELTGWLSKKLFLDSEIYKDFNNVTINTNSGTTQIDQIIVSKFGIFVIEVKNLKGWIFGDEKAAKWTQALNGKKYQFQNPLRQNFRHTKALSAFLGIDHSKIYSVVMFWGECEFKTPMPENVMMRGWTKYVKSKSKIMFTDDEVVQIGEAIMTGRLPATWNTKKAHLQSLKERHQDDGVCPKCGRGLVLRTVRKGPEIGSQFYGCSGFPQCHFTKAAKIANG; from the coding sequence ATGTCAATTTTTTCTTCTATAAAAGGTTTCGATGGCGAGTTAACTGGGTGGTTGTCCAAAAAACTGTTTCTCGATAGTGAAATTTATAAAGATTTTAACAACGTCACCATTAATACAAACAGTGGCACCACGCAAATTGATCAGATAATCGTTTCCAAATTCGGGATTTTTGTCATTGAGGTTAAAAATTTAAAAGGTTGGATTTTTGGGGATGAAAAAGCTGCAAAATGGACACAAGCCCTTAATGGGAAAAAATATCAGTTCCAGAATCCATTGCGGCAGAATTTCAGACACACAAAAGCGTTATCTGCGTTTCTTGGTATAGACCACTCCAAGATTTATTCCGTGGTGATGTTTTGGGGAGAGTGTGAATTCAAGACACCTATGCCGGAAAATGTCATGATGCGCGGCTGGACCAAGTATGTTAAATCCAAGTCGAAGATAATGTTCACAGATGATGAAGTCGTCCAAATCGGTGAAGCTATCATGACCGGCCGTCTCCCAGCGACCTGGAACACAAAAAAGGCTCACCTTCAATCACTGAAGGAGAGACACCAAGACGATGGCGTTTGCCCTAAATGCGGCCGTGGTCTCGTTTTGAGAACCGTTAGAAAAGGCCCCGAAATTGGAAGTCAGTTTTACGGATGTTCAGGATTTCCTCAGTGCCATTTCACAAAAGCCGCCAAAATTGCAAACGGATGA